In Bacillota bacterium, one genomic interval encodes:
- the def gene encoding peptide deformylase, with amino-acid sequence MAIRIVREKGDELLGIKAKEVSRFDHTLVRLIDDMFATMHHYHGIGLAAPQIGISKRIIVVEVDDDKMALINPVIVEAAGEEADVEGCLSWPGHYGEVVRKTHITVVARTALGEEVKVQAEGLLARCLQHEIDHLNGVLFCDIARRLLDKSEMSDGSDE; translated from the coding sequence ATGGCGATTCGCATAGTGAGAGAAAAGGGCGACGAGCTACTAGGTATCAAGGCCAAGGAAGTGAGTCGGTTCGATCACACCTTAGTACGACTCATTGACGATATGTTTGCTACCATGCATCACTACCATGGCATTGGGCTGGCAGCCCCCCAAATTGGCATCTCGAAACGCATTATTGTGGTAGAGGTTGATGATGACAAAATGGCGCTCATCAATCCTGTGATAGTCGAGGCCGCTGGTGAAGAAGCTGATGTCGAGGGTTGTTTGAGTTGGCCCGGGCATTACGGCGAAGTGGTACGCAAAACACATATTACCGTAGTGGCGCGTACCGCCCTAGGCGAAGAAGTTAAAGTGCAGGCAGAAGGCCTACTGGCGCGATGCCTACAGCATGAGATTGATCACTTAAACGGGGTATTGTTTTGCGATATTGCCCGCCGCCTGCTTGACAAAAGCGAGATGAGTGACGGGTCAGATGAGTAA
- a CDS encoding DUF370 domain-containing protein, protein MEMRLVNIGFGNIVSANRIVAIVSPESAPIKRIIQEARDRAMLVDATYGRRTRAVIITDSGHVILSAVQPETVAHRLVGKDHKFEPEPEDKEEKLELDQ, encoded by the coding sequence ATGGAAATGCGTCTTGTAAATATTGGTTTTGGCAATATCGTCTCCGCAAATCGTATAGTAGCTATTGTCAGCCCAGAATCGGCCCCCATTAAACGCATCATTCAAGAGGCCAGAGACCGTGCCATGCTGGTCGATGCTACTTATGGCCGACGCACTCGCGCCGTAATTATCACCGACAGCGGTCACGTCATCCTCTCGGCCGTGCAGCCCGAGACCGTAGCGCATCGCCTAGTCGGAAAAGACCATAAATTTGAGCCAGAACCTGAGGACAAAGAAGAGAAGTTAGAACTAGACCAGTAG
- the rsmB gene encoding 16S rRNA (cytosine(967)-C(5))-methyltransferase RsmB, translated as MANARLQALRVLMSVENDKAYANLALVASSNDEAVSGADKALLIQLVYGTLSCQLALDYQLDALLTRPLASLPVSIRNILRLGAYQIMYLNRVPDRAAVDEAVKLAHAFGHRGTAGLVNAVLRRLSLRKDNLSWPDEKIDEASYLSTRYAHPLFLVKRYLSRLGRSETEALLSANNEPPRFSIRTNTMRTSVAELKANLEHMGITSAEGRFVPEILYPTPTPSFQGDLFRRGHYQVQGEASAMCAHLLSVEPGQRVVDLCAAPGGKTTHIAALMQDKGQVVAFDHNAKRLRLVEENARRLGLSSIVAYDLPVERAHEVVSTAERVLLDAPCSGFGVLRHKPDIRQHRQEYDIFNLSALQRRLIICAADLVAPKGILVYSVCTTEPEETEDVVNYLLAERPDFRPHNSLPGQYFWPHRDGIDGFFMVALKRAED; from the coding sequence GTGGCGAATGCGCGTTTGCAGGCTTTGCGGGTGCTGATGTCGGTCGAGAACGACAAGGCCTACGCTAACCTAGCCCTTGTTGCTAGCAGCAATGATGAAGCGGTAAGCGGTGCCGATAAGGCACTGCTTATTCAGCTTGTGTACGGTACACTAAGCTGCCAACTTGCCCTAGATTACCAGCTGGACGCTTTGCTCACTAGGCCATTGGCCTCGTTGCCAGTTAGCATACGCAATATCTTGCGGCTAGGTGCCTACCAGATTATGTACTTAAATCGTGTTCCCGACCGAGCGGCAGTAGACGAAGCAGTCAAGCTCGCGCACGCCTTCGGCCATCGCGGTACAGCGGGCTTAGTTAATGCGGTGCTGCGACGTTTATCTCTCCGCAAGGACAATTTGTCCTGGCCCGATGAAAAGATAGACGAGGCCAGCTACTTGAGCACGCGTTACGCCCATCCTCTCTTCTTGGTCAAAAGATACTTGTCTAGGCTCGGTCGTAGCGAGACAGAAGCGCTTCTTTCGGCCAACAATGAGCCGCCGCGTTTTAGCATCCGGACTAATACCATGCGTACATCGGTGGCCGAGCTGAAGGCTAATTTGGAGCATATGGGTATAACCTCCGCCGAGGGCCGCTTTGTTCCTGAGATTCTTTATCCCACACCGACACCTTCTTTTCAGGGTGATCTTTTTCGCCGTGGGCACTACCAGGTGCAGGGTGAGGCCTCGGCCATGTGCGCTCACTTGCTCTCGGTGGAGCCAGGGCAGCGGGTGGTCGATTTGTGTGCTGCCCCAGGCGGCAAGACAACGCATATTGCCGCTCTTATGCAGGACAAAGGGCAGGTCGTGGCGTTTGACCACAATGCCAAGCGACTTCGCCTCGTCGAAGAGAACGCCCGGCGTTTAGGGCTTAGCTCTATCGTGGCCTATGATTTGCCGGTAGAGAGAGCCCATGAAGTCGTCAGCACAGCTGAGCGTGTGTTGCTTGATGCGCCTTGTTCGGGCTTTGGAGTGCTGCGGCATAAGCCCGACATTCGCCAACACCGCCAAGAATATGATATCTTTAACTTGTCAGCTCTGCAGCGGCGCTTAATTATCTGTGCCGCCGACTTAGTTGCCCCCAAGGGCATTTTAGTATACAGTGTCTGCACCACTGAACCTGAAGAGACGGAGGATGTGGTGAACTATCTGCTCGCAGAGCGCCCAGATTTTAGGCCGCACAACTCCCTGCCTGGGCAGTATTTTTGGCCGCATCGTGACGGCATTGATGGCTTTTTTATGGTCGCGCTTAAGCGGGCTGAGGATTAA
- a CDS encoding YicC family protein, translating to MSIRSMTGFGRSSGLTQFGQVTVEVKSVNHRYLDLSPRIARELAFLEEDIKAVLREFVTRGRVDVTVKLAAKTQMNRGASFNLEQMAEYRHKLLEIAERFSLRPEVTLEQLLALPGVVIEPEPLADSGETGEEIKRLVRQAAQALCDSRTLEGERLAADISMRVAEITNWVLHIHDRSLSSVEVYRQRLHDNIKRLASDVLVDPSRLEVEVALFAERASITEEVVRLRAHLLNFHSFLASKQAIGRKMDFYLQEMNREVNTIGSKSADVAISQLVVDIKSELEKVREQVQNLE from the coding sequence ATGAGTATACGCAGTATGACTGGCTTTGGTCGCAGTAGTGGCCTCACCCAATTCGGGCAGGTCACGGTCGAGGTAAAGAGCGTCAATCACCGCTACCTTGACCTTTCCCCCCGTATCGCCAGGGAGCTTGCTTTCTTGGAAGAGGACATAAAGGCTGTTCTGCGGGAATTTGTGACTCGGGGCCGTGTTGACGTCACTGTGAAACTGGCCGCGAAGACACAGATGAACAGAGGGGCGAGCTTTAATTTAGAGCAAATGGCCGAGTACCGCCACAAGCTGCTCGAAATAGCAGAACGGTTTTCGCTACGGCCAGAGGTGACCCTAGAACAGCTCTTAGCGCTGCCTGGTGTAGTCATCGAGCCAGAGCCCCTGGCCGATAGCGGCGAAACCGGTGAAGAGATTAAGCGCCTGGTCAGACAGGCAGCACAGGCGCTTTGTGATTCGCGCACTCTAGAGGGCGAACGGCTTGCTGCCGACATCAGTATGCGCGTCGCAGAGATCACAAACTGGGTTCTGCATATACATGACCGTTCTTTATCGTCCGTAGAGGTGTATCGCCAGCGGTTGCACGACAATATTAAGCGACTGGCCAGTGATGTTTTGGTCGACCCGAGTAGACTAGAAGTAGAGGTGGCCCTCTTTGCTGAACGTGCCAGCATCACTGAGGAAGTGGTGCGACTTCGTGCGCATCTTCTAAATTTTCATAGTTTCTTAGCCTCAAAACAGGCCATCGGCCGTAAGATGGACTTTTATCTGCAGGAAATGAATAGAGAAGTAAATACTATTGGCAGTAAATCAGCCGACGTTGCCATCAGTCAGCTCGTTGTTGACATTAAGAGCGAACTAGAGAAGGTGCGGGAGCAAGTACAGAATCTAGAATGA
- a CDS encoding NFACT family protein has product MSWDGFFLNALISELHRDFAESRVAKVHQPDTYKLTLLLGETKKKQRLVLSIDPRFPGLFVTTEQFENPESPPHFCLMLRKFIEGSRLLSIRMEDFERVVTLSFLGRDDLGEQKTYHLSLELTGRHSNLILHANGIILDAVKRIPWGKAVLRPILPGLRYETPPSQGKVSPLTLQAETILAAIPTSDSTVPQLMCSIVNGLSMPLATAIARDLSLASSTAADLTLEEWQRLAQVVRALACRCQSGEVQQGYLYRGEKTHFHIHPLTQLTVPSETVLGINNLVVKALLAIGHDDPPRVLCLKLTKEVQLHLTKLRRREEALEKDLVKSREREPFKLFGQLLYANVADCRKAGNTATVVDYYNPDLPEVLVPIDPKLSIVDNAKQYFKRYTRAEGTEKHSLLRLAQCQQEIDYFASLLSALALAEDLPTLQEIARELQDIGVLPQTRGKAKQPALSRGPLKFVAPDGSTILVGRNNLQNDAMVKAAGPKDLWLHVQKAPGSHVIVTYSPALSDQTILFAAQLAAYYSSQRHSANVPVDFTERRHVKRPAGGRPGFVHYENQRTVIVRTPTLPETNSEV; this is encoded by the coding sequence TTGAGCTGGGACGGTTTTTTTCTTAATGCTTTAATTAGCGAACTCCACAGAGACTTTGCGGAGTCACGCGTCGCAAAGGTGCACCAACCTGACACCTACAAATTGACCCTGCTGCTTGGTGAAACAAAGAAGAAACAGCGCTTAGTACTCTCTATTGACCCCCGCTTTCCTGGCTTATTCGTAACCACAGAGCAGTTCGAGAACCCAGAGAGCCCCCCGCATTTTTGCTTAATGCTGCGCAAATTTATTGAGGGCAGCCGCCTTTTGTCTATTCGCATGGAGGACTTCGAGCGCGTGGTCACTCTCTCTTTTCTAGGGCGCGATGATTTAGGGGAGCAGAAGACCTACCACCTATCATTAGAACTTACGGGACGCCATAGCAATCTAATTTTACATGCGAACGGCATCATCCTTGACGCCGTCAAGCGAATTCCCTGGGGCAAGGCTGTACTGCGGCCCATCCTGCCTGGTCTAAGGTATGAAACACCTCCCTCGCAAGGCAAAGTATCCCCCCTAACCCTTCAAGCAGAGACCATTCTGGCCGCCATACCTACTAGCGATTCTACAGTGCCGCAACTGATGTGCAGCATTGTAAACGGCCTATCGATGCCACTAGCCACTGCTATCGCCAGAGATCTGTCACTGGCAAGCTCTACGGCCGCGGATCTCACCTTAGAGGAGTGGCAAAGACTAGCCCAAGTTGTACGCGCTCTAGCCTGCCGTTGCCAGAGCGGCGAGGTGCAACAAGGCTACCTGTACCGCGGGGAGAAAACTCATTTTCACATCCATCCCCTCACTCAGCTGACGGTCCCCTCTGAAACTGTCCTCGGGATAAATAACCTAGTCGTCAAGGCGCTACTGGCCATCGGTCACGATGACCCGCCGCGGGTGCTCTGCCTCAAGCTAACTAAAGAAGTACAGCTTCATCTCACTAAGCTTAGGCGAAGAGAAGAGGCCCTCGAAAAAGACCTTGTGAAAAGCCGCGAACGAGAGCCCTTCAAGCTTTTTGGTCAACTTCTCTACGCCAATGTGGCAGATTGTCGTAAAGCAGGAAACACCGCCACTGTAGTAGATTACTACAACCCCGACCTCCCCGAGGTACTTGTGCCTATAGATCCCAAACTCAGCATAGTGGATAACGCCAAGCAGTATTTTAAGCGGTATACCCGCGCAGAAGGCACAGAGAAGCATAGCCTACTGCGCTTGGCACAGTGCCAGCAAGAGATAGACTACTTTGCTTCGCTGCTTTCTGCCCTCGCACTAGCTGAGGACTTGCCGACCCTGCAAGAAATCGCGCGAGAGTTACAAGACATAGGCGTACTACCGCAAACGCGCGGCAAAGCAAAACAGCCCGCCCTAAGTCGCGGACCGCTAAAATTTGTCGCACCTGATGGCTCTACCATCTTGGTAGGTCGCAATAACTTGCAGAACGATGCTATGGTCAAGGCCGCTGGCCCTAAGGATCTATGGTTACATGTACAAAAAGCGCCGGGGAGCCATGTCATTGTTACCTATTCACCTGCTCTAAGCGACCAAACCATACTCTTTGCGGCTCAGTTGGCCGCCTACTACAGCAGCCAGCGCCATTCCGCTAATGTGCCTGTCGACTTTACCGAACGGCGCCATGTAAAACGCCCTGCCGGTGGGCGACCAGGTTTTGTGCACTACGAAAATCAGCGCACCGTTATCGTGCGAACGCCAACCTTGCCTGAAACTAACAGCGAAGTCTAG
- the pyrR gene encoding bifunctional pyr operon transcriptional regulator/uracil phosphoribosyltransferase PyrR, translating to MEYRTKAQLMDEKAMARAITRIAHEIIERNKGVENLLLLGVRRRGVPLANRLREAILRIEGAEVEVGVIDITLYRDDLSTAHAEPAVEASSLPCVTGKTVVLVDDVLFTGRTVRAALDAIVDKGRPSSIQLAVLIDRGHRELPIRADFVGKNVPTSRRELIAVEVMEYDGCNQVLILEQN from the coding sequence ATGGAATATAGAACGAAGGCGCAGCTTATGGATGAGAAAGCCATGGCCAGGGCCATTACCCGCATTGCCCATGAAATCATTGAGAGGAACAAAGGGGTGGAAAACCTACTGCTCCTAGGTGTTAGGCGGAGGGGAGTGCCCTTGGCTAATCGCTTACGAGAGGCCATCTTGCGCATTGAGGGGGCGGAGGTAGAAGTCGGGGTTATCGATATCACGCTATACCGCGACGACCTTTCTACTGCGCATGCCGAGCCTGCCGTAGAGGCATCTTCCTTGCCGTGTGTTACCGGCAAAACAGTGGTGCTGGTCGATGATGTGCTGTTTACCGGACGGACAGTGCGGGCTGCCCTCGATGCCATTGTTGACAAGGGGAGACCAAGTAGCATTCAGCTGGCCGTGCTCATAGATAGAGGGCATCGTGAGCTGCCCATACGAGCCGATTTCGTGGGGAAGAATGTGCCAACTTCCCGCCGCGAACTAATTGCCGTAGAAGTTATGGAGTATGACGGGTGCAATCAGGTGCTTATACTAGAGCAAAACTAG
- a CDS encoding DNA-directed RNA polymerase subunit omega, whose amino-acid sequence MIWPSVDKLLKRVDSKYTLVIAASKRARELAQNTKYNAGKPVTVALQEIDQGIITYLRLKQGEK is encoded by the coding sequence ATGATTTGGCCTTCAGTAGATAAGCTCCTTAAGAGAGTAGATAGCAAGTATACCTTGGTCATTGCGGCCTCGAAGCGTGCACGTGAGTTAGCGCAGAATACCAAGTACAATGCTGGCAAGCCCGTGACTGTGGCCTTGCAAGAGATCGACCAAGGTATTATTACTTACTTGCGATTAAAACAGGGGGAAAAGTAG
- a CDS encoding zinc metallopeptidase, translated as MFFLNTPAGLALMVVAMILAFFSQIKMKSAYQKYSNMRVKSGRTGADVAREILRQAGLTDVRVEPVGGTLTDHYDPRSRTVRLSQGVYNGSSVAALGVAAHETGHALQHQENYGPLALRSAILPLAGFGSNAAFPLFIAGLFFNNVLFMDLGILLFAGAVLFQIVTLPVEFNASTRAVDSLSAGGYVTREEEEPVKDMLRAAGYTYLAATAVALANLLRLVLLRGSRRD; from the coding sequence ATGTTTTTTCTAAATACACCCGCGGGCCTAGCTCTAATGGTAGTAGCAATGATTCTCGCCTTCTTTTCACAAATTAAGATGAAAAGCGCTTACCAGAAATACAGCAATATGCGCGTTAAATCTGGTCGTACAGGTGCTGATGTAGCGCGCGAGATCTTGCGCCAGGCAGGGCTAACTGACGTGCGCGTGGAACCCGTAGGCGGCACCTTGACGGATCACTACGACCCGCGTTCGCGCACCGTCCGTCTCTCGCAAGGTGTTTACAATGGTTCGAGCGTAGCAGCCTTAGGCGTAGCCGCGCATGAGACAGGGCATGCCCTGCAGCATCAAGAAAACTATGGGCCGCTAGCACTGCGCAGTGCCATCTTGCCACTGGCTGGTTTCGGCTCTAACGCCGCTTTTCCGCTTTTTATTGCGGGCCTGTTCTTTAACAATGTGCTCTTTATGGATCTAGGCATCTTGCTTTTTGCGGGCGCGGTACTCTTTCAAATTGTCACTCTGCCAGTGGAGTTTAATGCCAGCACACGTGCTGTCGACTCCCTGAGCGCCGGAGGCTATGTAACGCGTGAGGAAGAGGAGCCTGTTAAAGACATGCTGCGGGCGGCTGGCTACACCTACTTGGCTGCTACAGCTGTGGCCTTGGCCAATCTACTGCGCTTAGTTCTCCTACGCGGGAGCAGAAGGGACTAA
- the fmt gene encoding methionyl-tRNA formyltransferase: MSKRIVYMGSPSFAVPPLLALVQNNYSIAAVFTQPDMPAGRGRALTPPPVKLAAEKLGLPIVQARSLKDKEVEERLARLAPDLIVVVAYAAFLPLAVRKIPPCGCLNIHASLLPRYRGGAPIHWAIVNGERDTGVTIMRMASGLDAGDIIKQAQLPISEEATTGEVTELLSTLGAGLLLDVLSLPDLGESLRRPQEHALATYARNIKKEDGYVDWQLDATRIHNLIRGLNPWPLAYTYFEGQYLRVLRSQVVHAKLSLRPGEVSSAHDGLYVGTGDKALLLLQVQLAGKRVMTGAEFSRGYLQGRNAMFHSI; this comes from the coding sequence ATGAGTAAACGGATTGTCTACATGGGTAGCCCGTCCTTTGCCGTGCCACCCCTCCTGGCCTTAGTGCAAAATAATTACAGCATTGCCGCGGTTTTTACCCAGCCGGATATGCCTGCGGGGCGCGGTCGCGCTCTAACGCCGCCGCCGGTCAAGTTGGCGGCCGAAAAGCTCGGGCTACCCATTGTGCAAGCCAGGTCTCTTAAGGATAAAGAGGTAGAGGAGCGCCTGGCGAGGCTTGCCCCCGACCTTATTGTCGTAGTGGCTTACGCCGCTTTTTTGCCACTCGCGGTGCGCAAGATACCGCCTTGTGGCTGTCTCAATATACACGCTTCACTGCTGCCTCGCTACCGCGGTGGTGCCCCCATACACTGGGCCATTGTAAATGGCGAGCGTGACACGGGCGTAACCATTATGCGCATGGCGAGCGGCCTCGATGCTGGTGACATTATTAAACAAGCACAGCTCCCCATTAGTGAAGAGGCTACCACGGGCGAGGTAACCGAGCTTCTTTCCACCCTAGGAGCGGGGCTACTACTAGATGTGTTGTCACTTCCTGATTTGGGAGAATCGCTCCGCCGGCCACAAGAGCACGCCCTGGCTACTTATGCCCGTAACATTAAGAAAGAAGATGGCTACGTAGATTGGCAGCTCGACGCGACAAGAATCCATAATCTGATTCGGGGCCTTAATCCCTGGCCACTAGCCTATACTTATTTTGAGGGGCAGTACTTGCGTGTTTTGCGTTCACAAGTAGTTCATGCTAAGTTGTCTTTGCGCCCCGGCGAGGTGAGCAGCGCGCACGATGGTCTCTACGTCGGCACGGGAGATAAAGCCCTGCTGCTACTGCAAGTTCAACTAGCTGGTAAGCGAGTCATGACGGGCGCAGAGTTTAGTCGTGGCTACCTACAAGGCCGAAACGCCATGTTTCATTCTATCTAG
- the priA gene encoding primosomal protein N' translates to MYVQVICNIGALSRRTLTYRGDAPLGSLVAVEVGSRKATAIVIAHSAATEVDEATVKEVSEVLYGGYAWLSGDLIDLAGVIADYYLCSLGAVLELMLPVPFACKEISGLKRPPKDKPLLLAKNLVRQQPLLLTEAQSAAVESIKAAIVGGSKKPYLLYGVTGSGKTEVYLQAISLVVARHQQAIYLVPEISLTPQTIAAVVSRFGEKVGVLHSALSAGERARTWQNIAAGKIQIVVGARSAVFAPIRNLGLIIMDEEHETSYRHEGGLNFHARVVAQLRVRRAGGLLLLGSATPSLEVYTSAMQGKSELLRLASRPRGSFLPEVKLVDMREELRAGVKGLISTPLRLAMAERLALGEQALLLFNRRGYAQFSLCQDCGFIHLCPHCDISLRLHAGASVLKCHYCGLSKVASPLCPKCGSRQMLSRGAGTEKLEQEVRELFPNYGVTRLDRDTTSQKGSHERLLTEFGSLNSQILLGTRMIAKGLDFPSVTVVGVIDADSGIFFPDFRAVEESFHLLMQVAGRSGRGHLPGTVYVQAYNPDHYCLRLASQHDYEGFTRVESKLRRKLSYPPFGGLITLRFRSRDLLRLREATRSIAELLAQDKSLTILGPVAESPEKVSDVFRYQISIKGSSRQYLQKYLREKRDEVEALCVARTHWYVIIE, encoded by the coding sequence ATGTATGTACAAGTAATCTGTAATATAGGCGCTCTCTCTCGGCGCACGCTCACTTATCGCGGCGACGCCCCCCTAGGTAGTCTCGTGGCGGTCGAGGTAGGTAGTCGCAAAGCCACGGCTATCGTCATTGCCCATAGTGCGGCCACTGAAGTCGATGAAGCTACGGTGAAAGAAGTGAGCGAAGTTCTCTATGGGGGCTATGCATGGCTTTCGGGTGACTTAATCGATTTGGCAGGGGTTATCGCGGACTACTATCTGTGTTCCTTGGGGGCAGTGCTTGAGCTCATGCTGCCTGTCCCCTTTGCGTGCAAAGAGATTAGTGGACTAAAGAGACCCCCCAAGGACAAGCCGCTGCTGCTGGCAAAAAACCTCGTACGGCAGCAGCCGCTTCTGCTGACCGAGGCGCAAAGTGCAGCTGTAGAAAGCATTAAGGCGGCGATAGTGGGCGGTAGCAAGAAACCGTACCTGCTTTACGGGGTTACCGGTAGCGGCAAGACGGAGGTCTACCTGCAGGCGATCTCACTCGTAGTGGCGCGCCACCAGCAAGCAATTTACTTGGTGCCCGAGATCTCCCTTACGCCGCAGACTATAGCTGCCGTTGTCTCGCGCTTCGGCGAAAAGGTCGGGGTACTGCATAGTGCCCTTTCGGCGGGGGAGCGGGCGAGAACTTGGCAGAATATAGCCGCAGGAAAAATACAGATAGTGGTGGGAGCACGTTCCGCTGTTTTCGCCCCCATACGAAATTTAGGCCTCATCATCATGGACGAAGAGCATGAGACTAGTTATCGTCATGAGGGCGGGCTCAATTTTCATGCCAGAGTGGTGGCCCAACTGCGGGTGCGGCGGGCAGGGGGGCTACTCCTCTTAGGCAGTGCCACACCGTCGCTCGAGGTTTACACTTCGGCAATGCAAGGAAAATCAGAACTACTTCGCCTCGCCAGCCGACCTAGGGGAAGTTTCTTGCCCGAAGTGAAGCTCGTTGATATGCGCGAGGAGCTGCGGGCTGGTGTCAAAGGGCTTATTTCCACTCCGCTCAGGCTAGCCATGGCCGAAAGACTGGCCTTAGGCGAGCAGGCCTTGCTGCTATTTAATCGCCGCGGCTACGCTCAGTTTTCACTATGCCAAGACTGCGGCTTTATCCATTTGTGTCCGCATTGCGACATCAGCCTGCGCCTGCATGCCGGTGCGAGTGTCTTAAAATGTCATTACTGCGGACTGAGTAAGGTAGCTTCACCCCTCTGCCCTAAGTGTGGTAGTAGGCAGATGTTAAGCCGAGGCGCAGGTACGGAAAAGCTCGAGCAAGAAGTGCGGGAGCTTTTTCCAAATTATGGGGTCACACGTTTAGACAGAGACACAACTTCGCAGAAAGGCTCCCATGAAAGGCTACTAACTGAGTTCGGCTCACTTAACTCGCAAATTCTCCTGGGCACGCGCATGATTGCCAAAGGGCTAGACTTCCCGAGTGTCACTGTCGTGGGGGTGATAGATGCCGACAGCGGTATTTTCTTCCCTGACTTTCGTGCCGTGGAAGAGAGTTTTCATCTCTTGATGCAAGTTGCCGGGCGCTCCGGTCGCGGACACCTCCCGGGCACTGTGTATGTGCAAGCTTATAATCCCGACCATTATTGTTTGCGGCTGGCAAGCCAGCATGACTACGAGGGCTTTACGCGCGTGGAAAGTAAGCTCAGGCGTAAGCTATCGTATCCTCCTTTTGGGGGGCTCATCACGCTGCGATTTCGTAGCCGAGATCTCTTAAGGTTGCGCGAGGCCACGCGGTCGATAGCGGAATTACTCGCGCAAGATAAGAGCTTAACCATTCTAGGCCCCGTCGCAGAATCACCCGAGAAAGTGAGCGATGTTTTCCGCTATCAGATCAGCATAAAGGGCTCGAGCAGGCAATATCTGCAAAAGTATTTACGTGAGAAGCGTGATGAGGTAGAGGCCCTCTGTGTAGCACGCACCCACTGGTATGTTATAATTGAATAG
- a CDS encoding RluA family pseudouridine synthase encodes MSEHSYLVSPHDAGLRLDVAVSRFFPALTRSQAARLIEAQQVTVDDEPQKANYRIRPGQRLAVVIPAPVPCEALPEDIPLTVVYEDSDVVVINKAAGLVVHPAAGNWRGTLVNALLHHVDGLSGIGGEVRPGIVHRLDKDTSGLLVVAKNDYSHAHLVGQLASRTMGREYLALLHGRLRQEQGTVDLPIGRHPLRRKEMAVRAEGRTARTHYEVIELFDKYTLVRCKLDTGRTHQIRVHMAHIGHAIVGDPVYGPKRSAFGLSGQLLHAEKLVLAHPRTDLKMTFVCELPRLFADTLARLRAGQC; translated from the coding sequence ATGAGCGAGCACTCATACCTCGTCTCTCCTCATGACGCGGGCTTGCGTTTAGACGTAGCGGTAAGTCGCTTTTTTCCTGCTCTTACGCGCAGTCAGGCCGCGCGCCTTATCGAGGCGCAACAGGTGACTGTGGACGATGAGCCGCAAAAAGCCAATTATAGAATTAGACCCGGGCAGCGTTTAGCCGTTGTCATTCCCGCTCCCGTTCCCTGTGAGGCCCTTCCCGAAGACATCCCTCTCACAGTCGTTTACGAGGACAGCGATGTAGTTGTCATCAACAAGGCAGCAGGGCTGGTGGTGCACCCAGCCGCGGGTAACTGGCGTGGCACGCTAGTAAATGCCTTGCTCCACCATGTCGATGGTCTTTCGGGCATTGGTGGTGAAGTGCGGCCTGGTATTGTGCATCGTTTGGATAAAGATACGTCGGGCCTACTAGTCGTGGCTAAGAATGATTACAGCCATGCGCATCTTGTTGGCCAGCTGGCCTCACGCACCATGGGACGAGAGTACTTGGCGTTGCTACACGGGCGACTGCGACAGGAACAGGGCACAGTTGATCTTCCTATCGGCCGTCATCCTTTGCGGCGCAAAGAAATGGCCGTACGCGCCGAGGGGCGTACAGCCAGAACTCACTATGAAGTCATAGAGCTTTTTGACAAGTATACCCTGGTGAGATGTAAGCTTGACACCGGGCGTACCCACCAAATTCGCGTACATATGGCTCATATCGGTCACGCCATAGTCGGTGACCCCGTCTATGGGCCCAAGCGCTCGGCCTTCGGCCTCTCTGGCCAATTGCTGCATGCCGAGAAACTAGTACTCGCGCATCCGCGCACCGATTTGAAAATGACCTTTGTTTGTGAGCTGCCGCGACTTTTCGCAGATACTCTCGCGAGATTGCGCGCGGGACAGTGCTAG